TGAAacttacatactgtgcctttgATGAAGAATCaggaataaacaccaacctctttgttcttcagtgtgtttcattctggatctctcatgttctcactgtcctTCAATTAACTCTGTCTTTGCAGATTCCAGCTCTTCCTGATGATTTGATGCTTGTCTTCATTTGTAAACCAATGGGAATATTCCAGCATTTATTGGTGAATTGCAGTGGGAGGAGCAGATCTGACAAAATCAAGAAGAAATGGTTTACtgactaaatgtttttatatttattcacatattttaagtatttatgTTCAACTATCCATCTGGTAAAGTAACTTTTAAGTAAATTAGTCTcaaattgttttatatgaattcACAAATTCTACCTCTTTTTATTTAAGAATTTCATCCACATAATTCTTACCGTCTTTTTATTAACATATTGGCAAAGAATTATAGAAACAAATGTGTACAATTAGCCTaacatataacaaatataaacaatgtaagaaaaaaataaactttaatatACAAATTTGCAAGAAACAAATAACCCAACAATGGAATTTTACTTAACTACTTGTTTTGTGTGTTATTGAACATGGTTTACCGTctttaaatgaattaatgaaataaatgggGTTATAAAACTTACCTATATCTTGTAGATGACACAATAGCTGATCGTGTCGTTTGGTTCTGTAGACATCAATAAAATGAGCTTAATGTGGCAATTTACGGATCTAAAGATATCAGCATAATGAATAAGGTGAAAATGGGATCTATCGGCATGAAATAAACGTAAACTACTATTTAAACGGTAGTGTATTTTATAGCAACGAAGAGCTAAATATTTACCTCAGAAGACTCGACAGACTGAAGGAAGGCGCGCGCTAGTGACTCTGACGTCATCACCGCGAGACGAGATCAAAACATAAAACGGCAAAACATCGATAAAACAActtattaaaagaaaataaggGTAAAATAGTTACTGATGTAGACAGACGGCCGTCTCATTCCCTCTGTCATGTGTGGTGAAATATTAggcatttaaattatttatttttgatgtaagtagaCAATAAAAATGGACAATAAAAGTGGTGAAACAAATACAAATTGTAAACAAATGAGATGGATCTctctacaaaaaataaattaatgaaagaTGATAAGAATGGCTTGAACATGTAAAACATTTCTTCGTAAAAGTAAGAAATTAAAAGAaatcaggttgattgggacactttgcCATTGGAAAttgtgtcccaatcaacctgaattcaccctaaattatatttaactcATAATAAAGCATAATTATAGTTATACAATGAAGCAAAATGATATACAAGCATAAACATATTGATATTGATTGATCTGAATCTCACAGTTGAAAATGCTGGTTTTGAAGACAAATTTAGACAACGTTTCTTTGTCCTGAAGCTTGCTGTGACAGATTTATGTTGAAGACATCTTGCTCGATGATATTGCGGCTTCACGCTTGAAAGTGCTGGATCTGAAGATGATCTACTTACTGTGATTGTATCTTTTATGACTGAGTAGAGAAGATATTTgagtgaaactcttcccacactgatcacaagtgtaaggtttctctccagtgtggatcatctCGTGTGTTTTCAGATGTCCCGTCCgtctgaatctcttgtcacagtgtgaacacttgtaaggtttctctccagtgtgagacCTCCAGTGTAGTTTCAAACGTTCAGTTGTAAAAAACGTCTTCCCACACTCAAAGCACTTATGATCTTTTATGCCAGTATGTATTTTCTCATGAAGTTTTAAATTATGCAgatgtgaaaaactctttccacacaaagAACATGAATGTGGTTTCTCCTGTGAATGAACTTTCATGTGCGACTTCAGGCCTGAACCCCTCAAAAATGTTTtgccacattgatcacattCGTGCTGTTTCTCTCTAGTGTGGATGTTCATGTGTTCCTTAAGATTTGATGATTGTctaaaactcttcccacactgatcacatgtgaacggtttctctccagtgtggatcctcatgtgaagATCGAGACTCTGTTTGTATTttaaactctttccacacaaagAACATGAATGTGGTTTCTCCTGTGAATGAACTGTCAGGTGGCTTTTCAGGGCTGaagtaaacaaaaatgttttgccacattgatcacatgtgaacggtttctctccagtgtggatgaTTATATGTTCTTCGAGATCCGGTTTGCgtgtaaaactctttccacactgacgGCAGGTGAAACATTTCTTGTCTCTTCTTTTGAGTAAAGAAACACTTTGAGTCTGTAAGCAGGTTTTTTCTACAGTCGTGACATGATGTTTCTCCTCCTCTTCACTCTCCTCCATCAGGcctgaaatgaaaataaaaaaatcataattttaatgcatttttataaattgtttTCTATAAATGAGCTATATTGTAGGCTGATGGGAATATACATCATTTATTTTAGAGGTGTGCATGAATATTTGTCGAATATTTGATTTGTAATTATTATTcgaaaaataaatgttttttcctgGTCACCCCAGCTAACAAAAAGACGTGACTGTTACATAACTGCAAACTTTTGCCGTGGCGACATAACTGGTTACATTGTGACAATTGGAAAAGTGCAATGGACCCTTCGCTAAGCCCCGccctccttagttactgttgctacggCTGTCAAGCTTTCGACCCTGGCAAGTCATTTACAGTATGTATGCACCGGTGTCAGACATTTTCAAGGAGATAATTAGTCATTTTGGCGAACAGGTGAAATATCTGAGAGAGCAAGACAAAAGGGACTGCAGTATGCATTCAAGGGATATATCCAAGACATAATATGCAACcgattagaaaataatttgatcaaaattgaagcTAAAGCTCCGAGCGCGAGCAGCAGCCACCTCATACGCTGACCATTCAAATGGGAAACACAAAATTTATTGAGGAAAAGCTTTGTTCATCCACAGCAGGTTTAatgaaatttgtgaaaataacctaataattataaatcaaacagcttaTACATAAGTCTTGTGGAATAAACACGACGTTAGCCTGACCACTTTGCAATGATAACATTTTCCCGCTTATAATTTTAGCACGCCAGGCTAACGTTACTCCGTCCTGCCTTTAATCATATTATTTCACGttcaaatatatgcactatGAACAAAGAACCGTCATTATTTCCAAGCAATGATGTGCTGAGTTAGCAAGCTAGCAAAACAGCaagtatttttttatagaaagcataagaaaagagtctgatcataacaacatgggtatgttagcatgagctctgcaaattagctCTACAGTCACGtctatttatatagcactttattcaatagattgcttaaaatcgagcagctttacagtatcaaacatgaaaaacagtgtcagtgcctcatttcatcagaagcacaacttAATTTTCTACAATACAGcagctatccagtgtgttcatgttttcacctgcGGAGCTCTTACCTCAACGAACTCAAACACACGAAATGAGTCAGAGACGCGTCCCAcgcgagtgaaggcggagcctcggcGCATacctcctattacgttatcctcacggaccaatggtagtacgaaggtgttttgcagctggagcgaacttttcctgaaagttcgctttggcaggCCGTTTCGAAcgtccaaaaagaacacaaaacgaacttcgttttggcctgattttgttcgaaattacgtcatcagttcgttcttcgattttgTTTGAAGTATTCACCTTATTTTCGAACGCGGAAGTAAGTGCGATGACGTATTTCCTTTTCAGGTGCACAACATCCGTTTCAGTCGACTGCCAGCAGAAGATAATGGCGTGGGAGCATTCACAAAACTTGATAAAAAACCAATGTGGTAAGGAATTACCACACCCGTGACGTATAATCAAGTGGGAGGATGATCTGAAGAAATGGCCGGACATAACGTATGAagatatgtttaattatttcgTGTTTTGTCGCTTGGCATTAAACAAAACGTGTTTACTTGATGTTGTTTGtcaataaaaaaacacattaaatttagCAAAACATACATGTAGATGGTTATCATTTATGTATTTGATGCAAAttaataaaactgataaattcCTATAACTACTAATACAACTAACGTCCTGAATTCAtacaaaattaactttttaatgCACTGTGTGTTTTATTTGAGCCTGTTATCAGAAACAATAGCGTAATGCtagaattaaataatttatgccTAATCGATAAATGCAGATATAAAGCTAAAGACAATAGCGATTATAAATGTTCATGAAATGCTTAACCATGCATTTAATCGAGATGCTGTAAGTTACCTGTTCGAGCATATGTCCTGACGAGACGTCGCCTCTGAGTCTTTAGCGGAGCATCATAGCCCAACCACTTTTCAGGAAATGGATGATTTTCCGTGGGTCTTCCATCAACAAAGTGAAATGAGCAAACATACGgttaagtttaagtttaaaGCTTTTAACCAAAGCCGACGAGCTTAAAGCCGCATTCAGCTCTGGTCCGTGGATTATGGTCAAAACAAACGTTTTTAAGCAATGCACGGCGTTTGTACCAGTTATTATGGCAACCCCTGACtgcacaatgtgtatctgaccTTCTAGATtccataatatatattaataggCCAGTCAAAAAGGCACACTCACAATACGGCTACCATAGGTTTAGTGTCTGACCGGAAGTCTTACACCGAACAGCTCAAAGATGGCGGCGCCCGGGTTTACGTCAAAAATAAGGTGAATATCGGGGCctttaaaggatctgctgctaacatcttggtgccagataccacagcacaccttcaggcgTCTAGAGGAGTCCACTGCAGTCTcaacgggtcagggctgttttggcagcaaaagaggaccaacacaatattaggaaggtggtcataatttTATGCCTTACGTACAGAGTGCGTATCTGGAGCGTTATTAGTAATCTTATAACATTTGGAGATAATACCGACGATGTTGTGAGATGATAAtttgaaggtaatgaaattacaaGCATGCGAAAGTCGTAGTTGCTTTGTCAGTttttaagtcatgaaattaccaaaaagtaAGAATTACGTAACCGTTACGTTGAGTGTTAGCTGGGACACTGCTTGAGCTTGAATGCTTTTGATCTTTATATTGatgaaaaaaagtcaatttaaataaatatatgaatattagtttttttctgAGGGCCAAAaaattttaatacaatatttttgaaaaatgcccATCCCCAATTTATTTGTGAACTGATGTGAGCATTAGGAAAAGAATAATTCCATTTAAAAACGTGGGATGCAGCATCTAATTTCATTCTCATGTTGACATTAGAGTGTTAGCACTGTAAACCTTTGGCATAGTTATTCTGTAGTAATTTTGGTCTCTGTAgtaaaaagaaaacacacagGTGCTTGAAAAGAGTGTTTGATTCCAGATACccttaaatattataaaacatctctatttaaaaatattatagtaTTACATATGTCATTTGGATTGGTGTTTTGCTCATTTCACCCTTAGATCTAACTGTCAATCACATCCTGACTCTGTTGATCAACTACAAAAAATCCTGGTTAGATTTATTTGATTCTTTTTAGCTTTTATAAAGAAAGCTTATACTGTACTGAACATTATTTACATGATAAAGACACTAAATTACTAATCATTACTAATGACACCCATATTAGAGTTTGGTTTTTCTACTTCCTGTCATTAACCATAACCATATGAATCAAAATACAGTCCAATTTTCTTACATTCATAccaataaattattttgatcATTAAATTATTGCCACGTTAACGTGTTTCTATTCTTATGTAATCCCTTCAGAGATGAAAACTAACGTCACATTCAGTAACACTAACATTATCactctaaaaataaaacacaaactaCAAAATCGTCAATGTCTGAATTACTTCAACATTTTCCTCGGATGTTCGGTTCGTGCTTAACTAAATCAGTCTGCAGGCGACAGAGAAGACAATATATCGCTCTAGCCaatgaaaacaataaataaCCTTGTAAATGTTGCTTAAACAAACTGtaaagtgtattttatatatgtgtAAATATCAGAACTGCTGAACTCACCTCAGAAGTGACAACAAACGCGCTGACTGAACGAGGAAGGAAACTAGTGATGACGTCAGAGCGGCGATGCGAAATAAACGTATACTCACATAAACGCGCCAAATATTGCTAACAACGacaaaacatttataacaaaaaaattcGATCTCAGTTGTGTGTAgagttaaaagtaatttattagacagttaaaaaaattatataaaggCTTTATTATGGAATTTAAAACATAAGAGTTAATGGCTTTCAGATATAGGCCTAACGGAAATTATGAACTTATTTCTTGACGCAAGTAGAATGAACAGACAGTAAAAAGTTTCCAAGTGTCCAACTTTTGCAGCGTATTATAAAACATAAGTCATTGGGGAAAAAAATTCAGACCAgaggacagaaaaaaaaaaaaaaatcttcatgaaGAATGACATGCAATATTTATATCCAAAAGAAATCTGAATAAAGCGCAAGCTCTTTTTACTGCGGTCTGTCACCTCGTTAGCTAATATTGCGTAGGATAAACTaagactagctaaaacattatAACATCCTAGACTTCGAATCTAAGATAAACACTTATTCAGTCTCAGTAAATCAAGTGTACCAAACAATCATAAAACAAAGAAGAATGATATTATATGTTGAGTCATGAGTTAAGAGGTTCCAGACTTTATTGCTCCAGTCAACAAAGCTGAGATGCTGAACTTCTAACGTGtctatttggaaaaaaaaaaaaaaaaaaaaaaagtttctagtaatttagttttaatgaaagaaaaattgGGATTTTacttcaacactgataatagtATTACTTCTCACAAATGTAACAAATAAAAGATACaaaatgcaacaaaacaaataccattttttacttttttttcctgtgttttTGTACCTCTACACGATTTTTGGagcaaaaaaaaccaaaactaTTTACTAATAATTATaacacatattttttttgtagtataAAAACAATGAGCTTAATTAGATTAGATGTTTAGTTAAATGAAACCAATAtggtttaaaataatgttttagtcATTGATTAAAATATACATGAAGTTAGTATTCCTCCAGGGGGCACTCaacataaatttaattaaaagtgccctagaatcagaatttgaatttacctcggcatagttgaatatcactgagttcagtacatggaaaagacatacattgagtttcaaaccccattgtttcctccttcttatgtaaatctcatttgtttaaaagacttccggaaaacactcggatctcaacataacaccgactgttacgtaacagtcgggatcattaatatgtatgaccattaaatatgtatgaccccaatatttgcataatgccagcccattcgaagcattagacaaggaaaggcagtattaatggctggatctgtgcacagacaaggtaagcaagcaagaacaacagcgaaaaatggcagatggagcaataataactgaaatgatccatgatataatgacatttttagtgatatttgtaaattgtctttctaaatgtttctttagcatgttgctaatactgttaaatgtggttaaagttaccatcgtttcttactgtattcacggagacgagagtcgttgctatttttattattaaacacttgcagtctgtataattcataaacacaacttcattttttataaatctctccaacagtgtgtaatgttagctttagccacagagcatagcctcaaactcacacagaatcaaacgtaaccatctaaataaatactttactcacataattcgaagcatgcatacagcatgcatgacgaacatcttgtaaagatccatttgagggttatattagctgtgtgaactttgtttatgcgatgtatatatagtcgagagctcggggggcagagggagcgcatctcttaaaggggccatacaataataaaaaaatcagtgcatagttaatgatgccccaaaataggcagttaaaaaaattaattaaaaaaaatctatgggctattttgaactgaaacttcacatacacattcaggggacacctaggacttatattacatcttgtaaaaaaacaatctagggcacctttaaacatggaGAGACTCTTGAACGAAAAATGAGAAAACTGTAGCACATGGACACACGTCCTATGCTCAAAGAACATACAAtctgatgttcagatttgaaaactctttccacacaaagAAATGTTTGCCGCATTGATGTCATTTGCACATTTTCTTTCCAGTGTGGGTTTTCATATGGCGTTTTAGTGTAGGTTTTCCTGTATAACTCTTCCCGCATTGATCACATgagtaaggtttctctccagtgtggatcctctcgtgTGTTTTCAGATGTTCTGACTGTCTGAATCTCTTGtcgcagtgtgaacacttgaaaggtttctctccagtgtgtaTCCTCTCGTGAACTTTCAGATTTATGGACTGTCTGAATCTCTTGtcgcagtgtgaacacttgtaaggtttctctccagtgtgaatactCTGGTGCCGATTCAAACCTACAGCTGTAATgaaagtcttctcacactcaaagcacatatGATTTCGTACACCAGTATGTCTTTTCtgatgttcttttaaactttgaagatgtgaaaaactctttccacacaacGAACATGAATGTGGTTTCTCCTGTGAATGAACTTTCAGGTGGCTCTTCAGCCCTGATGCCCTCAAAAATGATTCAccacattgatcacatttatgcagtttctctccagtgtggatgaTCATGTGTAGCTTAAGGGATTCTTTATGTGTGAAACTcattccacactgatcacatgtgaacggtttctctccagtgtggatcatcaTGTGAATCTTGAGACTCTTTTTgtatgtgaaactctttccacactgatcacaagtgtaaggtttctctccagtgtggatcctctcgtgAACTTTCAGATGTcctgactgactgaatctcttttcgcagtgtgaacacttgtaaggtttctctccagtgtggatcttcTGATGCAGTTTTAAAACATCAGATCTAATAAAAGTCTTcccacactcaaagcacatatGATTTCGTACACCAGTATGTATTTTCTGATGAACTTTTAATTTTTGTGGAtttgaaaaactctttccacacaacGAACATGAATGTGGTTTCTCCTGTGAATGAACTTTCAGGTGATTCTTCAAGACTGAAGccaacaaaaatgttttgccacactgatcacattcatgcagcttctctccagtgtggatgtTGTCTTTCCTCACTGACGGCGAGTGAAACATTTCTCTTCTTTTCAGTAAAGAAGCACTTTCAGTCCGTGAGCAAGTTTTTGCTCCAGTTTTGACATGTTGTTTCTCCTCCATCAGGCCTGAAATTAAAGTAAATAAAGTTACATTAcacataaatcataaaaaaatcagAGAGAAATGTGAACAAAGTAGACAACAGCTACACAAATTGATgatcattatttcatttttattcacgGAAAAAAGTAATAGTGAAAGAAATAGTGACATCATAGCAGGAAGACGTCAGGAACATATGAAACGGCTTTTCATTGAGTTAACTGTCTGAAAAGAACCGGTTTGTGGAAATTAACCGGACATTGTTAtgcttttgttaattttttttctatatcTTTGTGTTACTTGACAGGTAGTTTGGTCGCTTTATTAGAAAGTAgtgtctctgtgctgtgtgtgaaagaaaataaaagttgtcttAAGGCACAGGTATGGGGCTTACTCCATTTTCGCGTCCCGCTCCATCTCGTGCAGGTTTAGCGCGCGCACCTTTTAAAGTAGCCTATACTCCTTtggccttaaaggattagtccacttttaaataaacttttcctgataatttactcacccccatgtcatccaagatgttcaggTCTTTCTTTCGTCTTTCGTTGAAGgtgaaaattacagtttcagtgcagcttcaaagggatttaaacaataccagatgaggaataagtgtcttatctagcgaaatgatcaggctttttcaaaacaaatacaactgtatatactttataaacacaaaatatcgccttgaacaTACTTCCGGtttctgcattcttcaaaacgcttacgccatatgtcctacgcctttcctatctacttatggaaaaaaactaaactggcaCAGCATTTGTTCCGTAAGTTTAATAGGAAAGGTGATTTAACTTACGGAATGAACGCTGcaccagtttcattttttttttccataagttgaa
The nucleotide sequence above comes from Chanodichthys erythropterus isolate Z2021 chromosome 10, ASM2448905v1, whole genome shotgun sequence. Encoded proteins:
- the LOC137028237 gene encoding zinc finger protein 91-like, translated to MCFECEKTFITAGDLKQHQRIHTGEKPYKCSNCDKRFSQSGTLKAHERIHTGEKPYHCTACGKSFNQSSALHSHKKHIHNLMEENEEREEEKEHHVKTGDKTRSQTESISLQKRRDKKCFTCLQCGKSFAYKQKLEVHMIIHTGEKPFTCDQCGKSFRQSSNFKEHMIIHTREKLHECDQCGKTFLTASVLKDHLKVHSQEKPHSCLLCGKTFSLLQSLKVHQNRHTGVRNNMCFECEKTFIRAVDLKKHQMIHTGEKPYKCSHCDKRFSDSRALNKHERIHTGEKPCTETVIFTFNERRKKDLNILDDMGVSLMEEKQHVKTGAKTCSRTESASLLKRREMFHSPSVRKDNIHTGEKLHECDQCGKTFLLASVLKNHLKVHSQEKPHSCSLCGKSFSNPQKLKVHQKIHTGVRNHMCFECGKTFIRSDVLKLHQKIHTGEKPYKCSHCEKRFSQSGHLKVHERIHTGEKPYTCDQCGKSFTYKKSLKIHMMIHTGEKPFTCDQCGMSFTHKESLKLHMIIHTGEKLHKCDQCGESFLRASGLKSHLKVHSQEKPHSCSLCGKSFSHLQSLKEHQKRHTGVRNHMCFECEKTFITAVGLNRHQSIHTGEKPYKCSHCDKRFRQSINLKVHERIHTGEKPFKCSHCDKRFRQSEHLKTHERIHTGEKPYSCDQCGKSYTGKPTLKRHMKTHTGKKMCK